The following nucleotide sequence is from Pristiophorus japonicus isolate sPriJap1 chromosome 12, sPriJap1.hap1, whole genome shotgun sequence.
AGAAGCTAAATAAAAAGGTGACACAGTGAGGCAAGCTGATAGTGCCAGGATGCAGCACAACAAGAAACAAGAATAGTAAATCATCCCAGAGTTGCAGAGGGCAAACGCACTTTTTCCTCAGGTAAAAATTGTACAGTTAAAGTAATCCCTTTTAACTTCACACATATTCCTAGCACAGCAGAAGCAGAGAGCCCTTGTGAAAATGTTATCTGCCCATCATCTCAATTTGGGCATGGGAGGGACCTGAGGAAACAAAGGAAATATAATTTACCAAATAAAAATTTGGGGAATGGTAAGAATTTTGCGTGATTAACGCGTGTAAACTATGGTAACTGCACTTGTGAACATTTTCTCTAGTCAGCATATCTAGCAAGATCATAAATGTGTTCTTTTAGAACTTATTTACAATTTCATTAGAACTAACAAACTCGGAAATCATCaatttcctttctcactcatgtgtttatctagcttcctcttaaattatGATGATGAAATGCATCGATACTAGTTATCTCAACTTCTccttgtggtagtgaattccacattctcaccactctctgggtaaagaagtttctcctgaattccccattggctttattagtgactctcttatatttatcgcccttagttctggtctccccacaagtggaaacatcttctctacgtctactctattgaaccctttcataatcttaaagacctctatcaggtcacgcctcagccttctctttttctaGAGAAAGGAGCTCCGGCCTGTTCAATCCtgacaggtataacctctcagttctggtatcatttctagtaaatcttttttgcatcttctccagtgcctctatatcctttttgtaatatagagaccagaactgtgcaagtgtggtcgaaccaaggttcaatataagtttaacataacttctctgcttttcaattctatccctctggaaatgcaCCCGAGTATTATGCTTGCTTTTTttcatggccttattaacctgaatGTCAACCAGAGTCTAATCTGGTCTCCGGGCGAGAAACAGAACCAAAAAATAAATATATAGTAAAGTCACGTTTACTTTGTATGTAAATCCCACGGTGATCGGTACAGGCGGAATATCACCGGTTAAATGCAGGACCTGTAAGGTGAGGCTGAAGACAACAAAATCTATTGTTATGACGATTGCAGACAGGGTTAAGTACGCTGTGCTGATCACCATTTGCTTCACACATCTGGCGATTTCATCGGAGGACATTTTCAACCCTGTGGATCTGATAAGCTTTTTACTGGCGGTCCGGCACAGTATGGGCTCCCCCTTGCTCATCTGTAGCCGCTGGGCCAGTCTGCTCGTTAGGTACATGTTGTCAAACTGCAAATTCGTCAGGTAGCCCTTGAGATACGAAGCTGACCTTATAATCAGGTAAAAGAAAACGAAGCCAGCAAGTGCTCTGTTGGTGTTCAGAGTGATCTCGCTGAGTATGGTCTGAATTGTAAAAAAGTTGCCTTGGATTTCTTTGCCAACAGTTTGTAGATGGGTCTTGATTGCTGACTGATTGATGTCCGAATTAAAATTCCATTTAGCTTTTGACGTAGCAACCTTGCTCTCTGCGATTTTATCTACGACCGTGATTAAATCTACATCCAGCACATCCTTAATCTCCCTCACAATGTTAGTCGAGTTCACAAGGCTTTCGGTCGAGGTCAGGGCGATGCACTCGAGCATTTGGAGAATCATCTTGATATTGTCCATAATATTGGGGATGATGTTGATGGCCACAAGCATGAAGCAGGTAGAAAGTAGCAGATCGCGGCCTTGCTTCGTGCCCAGCGTGGGGATCGCGATGGTGAACACGCAGCGCACGGGATgcaccaggaagagaaggaggaacatGGTGCCCGCGAACAGGCAGGTTATCGTACTGCACACAACTACTGCGTACTTCAGGGACGAAGACATCCAGTTGTGGAGTAGGCCACTGGTGATTGCGCATATACTTGAACATGACAGAAAGAGGACCAGCAGCTCTCTCCAGCAGCCTGGAGTAGGCTTGCAGTAAGCAGCCCACAAGAACAGCATGATTTCCTTCATCTTCTCAGCCCATTTGTTCCCGCAAAAAAAGGAGGTCTTCGAATCACAGCATCTGTGGGGGAAAGAAACAAATCTTTAGGCAGCTAAAACGTGAGGGTGTTTATGCTGGAGCATTAAATATAAATCCATAATGATCATAAGTCACGAGACCACCTTCACTGTAGGCAGTACAGTTGGAATTATACACACACTCCTTCTAAACTCTGCTTCCGTCTCataacactcgcctctgagtcagaaggttatgggttaaggcgaggacccaggggcagcccacactgcgatatgtgtacacgctagatccgtgcagcagagctggtctccagtcgtcctgggtaatccttgccactggaccaagacctagctctgtcaagccctttgcaacggccaccacacattaaaaaaatccacgcataggcatcttccacccttcaagatgtagttcagaatctggaatattaggtccttcattgatacacctgtgaattcatccctttttggcgtggaagcaagtcatcctcgcttcgagggactgcctatgatgatgatgatatgggttcaagtgccactccaggtacttcggcacataaatctaggccgacactccagcgcagtgctgagggagtgttgcactgttggaggtgccatctttcagatgagacgttaaaccgaggctccgtctgccctttcaggtagatgtgaaagatccccatgacactatttcaaagaagagcaggggagttatccccatgtcctggccagtatttatccctcaatcaacataacaaaaacagattatctcatcattatcacattgctgtttgtgggagcttgctgtgcgcaagttggctgccgcgtttcccacattacaacagtgactacaccccaaaagtacttcattagctgtaaagcgctttgagacatccgatggtcgtgaaaggtgctatataaatgcaagtctttctttctttataatttGTGATATTCTACGGGGATCTTGAGAATTTTCCCTCATTAAATTTACATTTTGTAATTCAATAGTTTTCCCACAACCAACAccaccaagaacaaataatttggttgttTATtcggttgttgtttgtgggatggtGCTGtgtaaaattggctgctgcatttgcctaaacAGTGGCTGAACTTCCAAAGTAATCCATTGATTGTAAGGTGCATTGAGACCTCCTCCGAATGTGGAAGGCActtcagaaatgcaagttcttttttttaatATCACACCTCCTTGTTGATTTTAAATACTTTCTACTtcacgagagaggcagcggcctataaaaggctcagcagtccggggagcgtcgagagaggcgggagtcgagagaggcagcggcctataaaaggctcagcagtccggggagcgtcgagagaggtgggagtcgagagaggcgggacttgtgcagctccagctgagagagaaggcaaaaaagaagtagaaagaaatcaaaaggtgacgtcacagccaacgtggtaagtgattggctgctgattggtgagtagtttttctttttctttattagtcagtaacttttaacattgttgtcggcaatttaagtgtatctaagggttaagtcatggcaggacagctcggtcacgtgatatgctcctcctgtaccatgtgggaacacagggacaacaccagtgtccctgacgactacatgtgcgggaagtgtgtccaactCCGGctactgatggtccgcgttgcggagttggagctgaaggtggattcactctggagcatccacgatgctgagaatgacgtgagtatcacgtgtagcgagttggtcttactgcaggagaagggtccacagccagcgagggaatggaagaccagcaggaagagtagtgcaaggaaggtagtgcaggggtcccctgtggtcatccccctgcaaaacagatacaccgctttgagtactgttgagggggatgactcatcaggggagggcagcagcagccaagttcatggcaccgtggctggctctgttgcacaggagggcaggaaaaagagtggaagagcgatagtgataggggattcaattgtaaggggaatagataggcgtttctgcggccgcaaccgagactccaggatggtatgttgcctccctggtgcaagggtcaaggatgtctcggagcgggtggaggacattctaaaaagggagggagaacagccagttgtcgtggtgcacgttggtaccaatgacataggtaaaaaaaagggatgagttcctacgaaatgaatttaaggagctaggagctaaattaaaaagtaggacctcaaaagtagtaatctcgggattgctatcagtgccacgtgctagtcagagtaggaatcgcaggatagctcagatgaatacgtggcttgagcaatggtgcagcagggagggattcaaattcctggggcattggaaccggttctgggggaggtgggaccagtacaatccggacggtctgcacctgggcagaatcggaaccaatgtcctcgggggagtgtttgctagtgctgttggggaggagttaaactaatatggcagggggatgggaaccaatgcagggagatagagggaaacaaaaaggaggcaaaaacaaaagacagaaaggagatgaggaaaagtggagggcagagaaacccaaggcaaagaacaaaaagggccattgtacagcaaaattctaaaaggacagagggtgttaaaaaaacaagcctaaaggctttgtgtcttaatgcaaggagtatccgcaataaggtggatgaattaactgtgcaaatagatgttaacaaatatgatgtgattgggattacggagacgtggctccaggatgagcagggctgggaactcaacatccaggggtattcaacattcaggaaggatagaataaaaggaaaaggaggtggggtagcattgctggttaaggaggagattaaggcaatagttaggaaggacattagcttggatgatgtggaatctatatgggtagagctgcagaacaccaaagggcaaaaaacgttagtgggagttgtgtacagacctccaaacagtagtagtgatgttggggagggcatcaaacaggaaattaggggtgcgtgcaataaaggtgcagcagttataatgggtgactttaatatgcacatagattgggctaaccaaactggaagcaatacggtggaggaggattttctggagtgcataagggatggttttttagaccaatatgtcgaggaaccaactaggggggaggccatcttagactgggtgttatgtaatgagaaaggattaattagcaatctcgttgtgcgaggccccttggggaagagtgaccataatatggtggaattctgcattaggatggagaatgaaacagttaattcagagaccatggtccagaacttaaagaaggctaactttgaaggtatgaggcgtgaattggctgagatggattggcgaatgatacttcaggggttgactgtggatgggcaatggcagacatttagagaccgcatggatgaactacaacaattgtacattcctgtctggcatagaaataaaaaagggaaggtggctcaaccgtggctatcaaaggaaatcagggatagtattaaagccaaggaagtgtcatacaaattggccagaaatagcagcgaacctggggactgggagaaatttagaactcagcagaggaggacaaagggtttgattagggcagggaaaatggagtatgagaagaagcttgcagggaacattaagacggattgcaaaagtttctatagatatgtaaagagaaaaaggttagtaaagacaaacgtaggtcccctgcagtcagaatcaggggaagtcataacggggaacaaagaaatggcggaccaattgaacaagtactttggttcggtattcacgaaggaggacacgaacaaccttccggttataaaaggggtcggggggtctagtaaggaggaggaactgagggaaatccttattagccgggaaattgtgttggggaaattgatgggattgaaggccgataaatccccagggcctgatggactgcatcccagagtacttaaggaggtggccttggaaatagtggatgcgttgacagtcattttccaacattccattgactctggatcagttcctatggagtggagggtagccaatgtaaccccactttttaaaaaaggagggagagagaaaacagggaattatagaccggtcagcctgacatcggtagtgggtaaaatgatggaatcaattattaaggatgtcatagcagtgcatttggaaagaggtgacatgataggtccaagtcagcatggatttgtgaaagggaaatcatgcttgacaaatcttctggaattttttgaggatgtttccagtagagtggataagggagaatcagttgatgtggtatatttggactttcagaaggcgttcgacaaggtcccacacaagagattgatgtgcaaagttagagcacatgggattgggggtagtgtactgacatggattgagaactggttgtcagacaggaagcaaagagtaggagtaaatgggtacttttcagaatggcaggcagtgactagtggggtaccgcaa
It contains:
- the ocstamp gene encoding osteoclast stimulatory transmembrane protein, producing the protein MRRERRPQDRDRWWAQQDKIRMTSDMVTQDKKQCGCIGCNTSKCCDSKTSFFCGNKWAEKMKEIMLFLWAAYCKPTPGCWRELLVLFLSCSSICAITSGLLHNWMSSSLKYAVVVCSTITCLFAGTMFLLLFLVHPVRCVFTIAIPTLGTKQGRDLLLSTCFMLVAINIIPNIMDNIKMILQMLECIALTSTESLVNSTNIVREIKDVLDVDLITVVDKIAESKVATSKAKWNFNSDINQSAIKTHLQTVGKEIQGNFFTIQTILSEITLNTNRALAGFVFFYLIIRSASYLKGYLTNLQFDNMYLTSRLAQRLQMSKGEPILCRTASKKLIRSTGLKMSSDEIARCVKQMVISTAYLTLSAIVITIDFVVFSLTLQVLHLTGDIPPVPITVGFTYKVNVTLLYIYFLLGRHTSPFSRQNLLTREVDFHWKFIFVSDHCMFQPSPPNIKIIYVVSLLYFIAYVTVFLETYALRVRRKISSTFFEQREDERINYLHQKMLQDSEDQFANKMAIFTVSEQCNVTFESHCNM